The DNA segment GCTTGTGATGACGTGATCTTATGCAAATGACTTCAAACAAGCAACGTCGTTGACTTGTCTTGAATATTGGGTCTGGGATAATTTGTGCTAATTTCACGCAGAACCAACGTCCAACCATATGACGTATTTGCGTCGTATGCAGCGGCCAGCATTGTCCATTAGCGCACGCAATTATTTTGCagatttttgccaaaaatgtaTCAGTAATAATCGCAAACACCGTTTTATCAAaccttgttttaaactttcattGCAAGCCACTTTACGTATCATTCAcagaaaaaggttttattttggttttttcGGTTTTTGCTGATGTTATGCGGTTGTCGTTTACACATATGAAGTCGAATATAAGACGCTCTCTAGTAGGAGGTGTGTTTGCATGAAGCTGTCCCTGTTGTCCATGTTGTACCTGTTGTCCCTGTTTTAACTGTTGTCTGTTCAATAAACATGAACTCTAATGAACCGCAGTTGTGATCCAGAGAAAGTTTGATGTTTATCCTGCGCAACCCTTTAATAGACATCTAACATTTAACATAGAAAATTGTAGAAAGTAGCTTTTTCATGCATTGTTTTCACCGAGAACTTATTCTTTCATTAAACTAAAGAATTATTGATGAAGAATGAAACACATTGATTTATTATATTCTCTGCACCGAATGTGTTTTACTTGCAATGAAAAATCACTAAAAGCAAAACGTTTTGAACCAATATAGACAAGGAAGTAATTTCTGCTTCTTTGCAGTGCACTATATTCGCATGACGCTGTCGCTGTCGCATAGAAATATGATCAAGTCAACCTTGGTTGTAACCTCATCAACATAAACCAAATTTATTCATATCAAGAGACAATATCATCGTAAATAGGCTATAGAACTTTTTTACATGTTGGTAATACATCAGCGATAAGCATATTCAAATGACAAGGAAGTAAGTAAGTTGCTGCTGTTCTGTATGCGCTTGCACTGGTACGTGATCAATAAGTTTTGTAAcgctgcaaaaaattaaaaaaactaacaCCGAATAATTTTAAAGTGATTTGAAGTGAACATATGCTCTATGAGTTGACTTTGCCCAGTTTTTCCTTCCAGACTAATTCCACCACTAAAATTTCCGCCATTGATAGACAAATTGTTTaacaatatgacgtcatcgctATGTTATCAAACGTTTAACTTGTTAAGGCATTAATCTAATCTGGGCCAATTTTCTCCTCTTTTATTACCAGTTAAAACGTCATATCCGCCAGTGTTTGATTGATAGACGTtgacttgttttaaacatatacGCAGAGTTTAAAACGTTCAGTTTGGATTCAAGCGAATCTTCTGGTGTTTCGTTGCCTTAATGCTTGCGAGTTCCAGGTGTATTAGGACACTGTCGTGACTACAGAAGTAAGATTCCATTATTTGGGGTGAACGTTTTTAGTagggtttgtttttttgtcgtTCATTAGGCCTACACTTCGcgtttaattatttattactgCATAATACGTCGTATGAATGGTCAAGAATGCAACTGTTGGATGTCTTATGCTAAAGTTCTTTTGTGTATTGGCATCGTCACATCTCAACCAACTATtggaaaattgaaattgttttcacGCAGCAACTATTTGTTTCCTTTTATACGCCCAATAGTCTGTTTCCTGCTGTAACTCTATTGATTACGTAGTAATGACGTGGTTTCCTTTGGGGGAGGTGGATAATCCGGTGGCGGAGGAAAATTGTCGTCGTTAGATGGAGCTCTTGGCCTAGTTTCTTGTGCGGGGACGTCCCCTTCAGGAGAGCCTGACCGGTTCGAAGCGTTTCTTTTCCAGTCGTCCCGGTAGAGAAGGTACATCAGGTTGAGGACAGCAATAAGCGAAGTAAGTCCCATCACGTTGAGGACGACAGCGTGAAGTTTGAGGTCACGATAAGACTTATTGCTCCTGAAACAACAAAACCgctttaaatattattttcgcGTGGACTTTTCCTGGAACATTTGAAGAAGGTTTGAAGCAACATTTTCCTGAACATCCAGGCTTTATGCTGCATCTTTAACAAAACCTACTGTGCATAGCAATCGACAATATAATTAAAGCTACAAGTCCATTATTTGATACTGCAGtagcttttaaaaaacaaaggcTTGTGAAATTTTGTGACATTCAAAGCATGTGCTAATGGGTAACCGTGACTGCAACGTTGTACAAGTTATTGGGGTCTAGTTCTAGTAAGGTCTAAGGTCTAGGTCTCTAGGCACTAGTAAGCAAACATAATATTCATAAGTAATATTATAAACACGTCATGATCTgtcattgctttttttctaATGTTGACGTACATAATTGAACCAAACCAGTTATTAAGAGGTTAACGTTAATATTAGTCCAATATGTTTAATACTCTTAACAATACCTATCAGCACAGGAACTTTTCCTTACATGCATAGATAAATGTCGTCTATCACCCCACTAACGACACTGGCGCCGACCATAGCTAGTATTGCAAGCGACCCGTATCGATGCAAGGACAAGTAAGAACGCTTTAAATTTCCATCAACTCCCTTGAAGAGCAGTATTCCCATGCCGAGGaaaaactgcaacaatttAGTTTCAGTAATTGTCCTAGTGGCTAGAATAAAGTACAATCAGTACACTACAATGGTTCcttttattacaatttaacGGATTAAGTTTTTGTCTTTGCTTTACCTGCAAGGCAAATGAAGCTACAGTCATCATTCCACACCAGCTGTGTAGGGTGTACATGTCACCGTAGTTCATGTGGTGGTGGTAGATAAAAACAGTGACCACACCTGTAAGatatcattttttgttatttaaataTCCAATTTGACTGACAAAGATAATTTTGATGAACTGTAATGCAATTTAATCGAGAAAAGTACAGGCCTACGTCCAAACGTTTAACAGCATAGCAACCAATGTTATCACATTATCCTATGTATACAGTGTCAATGGTGACGTTTGAAATATCTGATGACTTACCAAACACAGCCAACACAAGCGCAATTCCCATTATGACCAGATGAAGTATTTTGACCTTTGACCTGTTCATGCACGTTACTACTCGATAGGTCAAGGAACCTGCATAAAAAGCTTAAATCAGTTTCTGCTGCACCGatagaaaattgttttaagtgTTTTAGTAAATACGAATTTCTAATTTTATGTAGGAAGAAATTTTAGTTGAAAATAATCTGTTTCAATGTCTCCACCTTGGCCGTATAGGACCACCATGCTCAGTACCATGACCAGAGGATGAATGGCGAACTGCCGGTTTCTGTCATCCCAAGCAAATCCTTTGTTGAAGAAGCATTCCCAAACGACAAATATGACGATGGAGAAAATTCCCAAGATCTgatacaaaaagcaaaaattgtgACGACGCTGCGATTCGATAAACTATTTCTGTGCctacagttttttgtttactgCACGAATTCTGTTTCTGTCAAAACTGTCTTTGTTCAAGTTTGCCGCGTCCATACCATACACTTCAATATATGGCGTCTCCTGCCGATACACAAGCGTGCTGTCTCGTTCTTGTTCTTGTTCTGCTGTCTTGTTCTTAGTTCCTATAATTCCCTGAAAATCACTCTGCGCAGTCCATACTTGCTAAAAGCTTTCAACGTATAAACATCTTAACCAACGAGCCACTAAAATTGGAAGGTATTTGCCTTTAAGGCTGCATTTACATTGGGAAAAGGGGATTGTTTCTTCGAGTGATTAAAGTATTTCTCTAACGAAAATCTACGCACCGTTCTGCAGTAAGCTAAGTCTTGTGATACGTCGACTATACAACGCTTAGATACGGAGGCATGGTAAAACTTTTACCGAGCCATGTTGAAAATGtggaaaatataaacaataattGTTATTAACTCTAACctaataaatttttcatctaGTTATGTACATAATCTAAGACTTTTTTGACTGATATGTAGGCCTAACTTAGATTAGCCTACTCTCGTTTGACATGTCGATAATAAACTAGAAACTATCAAagataaagcaaaaataacgTAGACAACAAACTTGGAAGAATCCAAAAAATATCCAGAATGCCGTCCTATTTTTCGCTTCAGAGGTGGCCATGCTTATCGTGATACAAAGTCTTCTTAAT comes from the Clavelina lepadiformis chromosome 5, kaClaLepa1.1, whole genome shotgun sequence genome and includes:
- the LOC143459541 gene encoding plasma membrane ascorbate-dependent reductase CYBRD1-like → MATSEAKNRTAFWIFFGFFQILGIFSIVIFVVWECFFNKGFAWDDRNRQFAIHPLVMVLSMVVLYGQGSLTYRVVTCMNRSKVKILHLVIMGIALVLAVFGVVTVFIYHHHMNYGDMYTLHSWCGMMTVASFALQFFLGMGILLFKGVDGNLKRSYLSLHRYGSLAILAMVGASVVSGVIDDIYLCMSNKSYRDLKLHAVVLNVMGLTSLIAVLNLMYLLYRDDWKRNASNRSGSPEGDVPAQETRPRAPSNDDNFPPPPDYPPPPKETTSLLRNQ